In Helicobacter bilis, a genomic segment contains:
- the ilvC gene encoding ketol-acid reductoisomerase yields MALQVYYDKDCDLGLIQGKKVAVIGFGSQGHAHAENLRDSGVEVIIGLYKGGSSWAKAEAKGFRVLEVAAATKEADVIMILIPDELQADVFAKDIKPNLSEDKIIAFGHGFNIHFGQIQAPKGVGVIMVAPKAPGHTVRSEFVKGGGIPDLIAVEQDTSRGDAKAIALSYASAIGGGRSGIIETTFKDETETDLFGEQAVLCGGVTSLVKAGFETLVEAGYPEEMAYFECLHELKLIVDLIYEGGLANMRYSISNTAEYGDMVSGPRVINAESKKAMKEILKDIQEGRFAKDFILERKAGYARMNAERKNLNAHKIEKVGGRLRAMMPWIGANKLVDKDKN; encoded by the coding sequence ATGGCATTACAAGTATATTACGATAAAGATTGCGATTTAGGGCTAATTCAGGGCAAAAAGGTAGCCGTCATTGGCTTTGGGAGTCAGGGGCACGCACACGCGGAAAACTTGCGAGATTCAGGTGTAGAAGTTATCATCGGGCTGTATAAAGGCGGCTCTAGCTGGGCTAAGGCAGAGGCAAAGGGCTTTAGGGTGCTAGAAGTAGCTGCGGCGACAAAAGAAGCTGATGTGATTATGATCCTAATCCCCGATGAGTTGCAAGCTGATGTGTTTGCTAAAGATATTAAGCCAAATTTGAGTGAAGATAAAATCATCGCCTTTGGACACGGCTTTAATATCCACTTTGGACAGATTCAAGCTCCAAAAGGTGTAGGCGTGATAATGGTTGCCCCTAAAGCTCCCGGACACACGGTGAGAAGCGAGTTTGTAAAAGGTGGTGGAATCCCAGATCTAATCGCCGTGGAGCAAGATACAAGCAGGGGCGATGCAAAGGCGATTGCCCTAAGCTATGCAAGTGCGATTGGCGGTGGCAGAAGTGGCATTATAGAAACAACTTTCAAAGATGAGACAGAAACCGATCTCTTTGGCGAACAAGCCGTGCTTTGCGGTGGCGTTACAAGCCTTGTAAAAGCGGGGTTTGAAACGCTCGTAGAAGCGGGATACCCTGAAGAGATGGCGTATTTTGAGTGTTTGCACGAGCTAAAGTTGATTGTGGATTTAATCTATGAGGGCGGACTTGCAAATATGCGATACTCTATCTCAAATACCGCAGAATACGGCGATATGGTAAGTGGTCCAAGAGTGATAAATGCAGAATCTAAAAAGGCAATGAAAGAGATTCTAAAAGATATACAAGAGGGACGCTTTGCAAAAGACTTTATTTTGGAGCGAAAGGCTGGATATGCTAGAATGAATGCGGAAAGAAAGAATCTAAACGCTCACAAAATTGAAAAAGTCGGCGGCAGACTAAGGGCGATGATGCCTTGGATTGGCGCAAATAAACTTGTGGATAAGGATAAAAACTAG
- a CDS encoding DUF2018 family protein yields the protein MWENPLDNMEVFEGSPVDKWKEVIFNASRTLASKEIERLLEELALYEMAFEAEEKPTNLREFFYNIHHDAEFKKRFLEKKNSLAIESMAKILSENE from the coding sequence ATGTGGGAAAATCCACTTGACAACATGGAAGTTTTTGAAGGCAGCCCAGTCGATAAATGGAAAGAAGTTATTTTTAATGCTAGTCGCACACTTGCTAGTAAAGAAATAGAGCGATTATTAGAAGAATTAGCTCTATATGAAATGGCATTTGAAGCGGAAGAAAAGCCTACAAATCTTCGTGAGTTTTTCTATAATATCCACCATGATGCAGAGTTTAAGAAAAGATTCTTAGAAAAGAAAAATAGCCTAGCTATTGAATCTATGGCAAAGATTCTCAGTGAAAATGAATAG